A genomic region of Leptidea sinapis chromosome 46, ilLepSina1.1, whole genome shotgun sequence contains the following coding sequences:
- the LOC126977829 gene encoding another transcription unit protein codes for MAPTVQYSTKDTDTGSDSDSASSGSRSKSPSPAPSGKEGSRSRSGSRSPAKSGSESPKSNQSTQSHRSSNASRSKSNSPAGSNRSRSAQSNKSRSSSPKSQVSGSPNRTSKSRSRSRSNSGSARSRSGSRSGSDSPKSRPQSPKSGSRSPKSRSASPKSRSHSPSPKAKSRSRSGSESPKSRKSRSRSGSGSSRSNSPNLMIDDDDQGKEKSKSRSRSGSRPSKSRSRSKSKSKSRSRSRSKSSNASEGKEEKKKRQVLSDSESDGEEKISKRKGSGSDSDASGKPKKKTKKLEDSDEENQEKGDNVTADALFGDASDISSDEDKEKRSDRSRSRSRSRSRSQAKSDDERRSGDEAKASGDEDAREKPEEEEEQEIPETRIDVDMPKIWTELGKELHFVKLPNFLSVETRPYDPNTYEDEIDEEETLDEEGRARLKLKVENTIRWRTAFDKEGNAVKESNARMVKWSDGSMSLHLGSEIFDVYKQPLHGDHNHLFVRQGTGLQGQAVFRTKLSFRPHSTDSFTHRKMTLSVADRSTKTSAIKILSQVGTDPDADRKYQLKKEEMELRAAMRSRASTRPKRRSGGGGGAGGAGGGRAGARDDSEDEGGVSLAAIKNKYKQGQKGTASAIYSSESDGSDLETRRARRLDRAKALKDSDDEGSDVDPEGDGDANDASQQSGSASHSASDSE; via the exons ATGGCGCCTACTGTACAGTATAGCACTAAGG ATACAGATACCGGTTCTGATTCTGATAGTGCCTCAAGTGGAAGCAGAAGTAAGAGCCCTAGTCCTGCACCTTCTGGGAAAGAAGGAAGTAGATCTAG ATCAGGATCTCGTAGTCCAGCAAAATCTGGTAGTGAGTCACCAAAATCCAACCAATCCACACAGTCACATAGATCATCAAATGCCTCAAGAAGTAAATCAAATTCTCCAGCAGGATCAAATAGGTCGAGATCTGCTCAAAGCAACAAATCAAGATCATCAAGCCCTAAATCTCAAGTATCTGGCAGCCCAAACAGAACTTCTAAATCCAGATCAAGGTCTAGAAGCAATTCAGGCAGTGCTCGTTCGAGATCAGGAAGTCGTTCTGGGTCAGACAGTCCAAAATCCAGACCTCAGAGTCCTAAATCAGGATCCAGGAGTCCAAAGTCGCGTTCTGCTAGCCCAAAATCTCGATCACACTCTCCAAGTCCTAAAGCTAAAAGTAGGTCCAGGTCCGGTAGTGAGAGTCCAAAAAGTAGAAAATCCAGATCAAGGTCTGGGTCAGGCTCGTCTAGGTCTAATTCCCCAAATCTCATGATAGATGATGATGATCAAGGAAAGGAGAAATCTAAGAGCCGGTCACG GTCTGGATCAAGGCCTTCGAAATCTCGGTCTAGGAGCAAATCAAAGTCAAAGAGCCGATCTCGTTCTAGATCCAAGAGTTCCAATGCTTCTGAAGGAAAAg AAGAGAAAAAGAAAAGGCAAGTACTGTCCGACTCTGAAAGTGATGGAGAAGAGAAGATTTCGAAACGCAAGGGCTCGGGCAGCGATTCAGATGCGAGTGGCAAACCAAAGAAGAAGACGAAGAAACTGGAGGATTCTGATGAAGAGAATCAGGAGAAGGGTGATAAtg TTACTGCTGACGCACTTTTCGGTGATGCGTCCGATATTAGTTCTGATGAAGACAAGGAAAAGCGATCAGATAGGTCCCGATCACGGTCGAGATCACGCAGTCGAAGCCAAGCAAAGTCTGATGATGAGAGGCGCTCTGGCGATGAAGCGAAAGCCAGCGGTGATGAG GATGCTCGCGAGAAAcctgaagaagaagaagaacagGAGATACCAGAGACTCGTATCGACGTTGACATGCCCAAGATATGGACGGAGCTTGGCAAGGAGCTGCACTTTGTGAAGTTGCCTAACTTTTTGTCTGTGGAAACCAGGCCGTATGACCCTAATACTTACGAGGATGAGATTGATGAAGAAGAGACTCTGGATGAAGAGGGCAGAGCTAG GCTCAAGTTAAAGGTAGAGAACACAATAAGATGGCGTACAGCGTTCGACAAGGAGGGGAACGCAGTGAAGGAGTCCAACGCCAGGATGGTGAAGTGGTCTGATGGCAGCATGTCTTTGCACCTGGGATCTGAAATATTCGATGTTTACAAGCAACCCTTACAT GGTGATCATAACCACTTATTCGTCCGCCAAGGTACTGGTCTACAAGGGCAGGCAGTGTTCCGCACCAAACTCTCGTTCAGGCCGCATTCCACGGACTCGTTCACCCACAGGAAGATGACGCTCTCGGTAGCTGATCGATCAACGAAGACGTCGGCCATCAAGATCCTGTCGCAAGTTGGAACAGATCCGGATGCTGATAGGAAATATCAGCTTAag AAAGAAGAAATGGAGCTTCGAGCCGCGATGCGGTCCCGAGCGTCGACACGCCCCAAGCGGCGGTCGGGAGGGGGCGGAGGCGCCGGGGGAGCCGGAGGAGGTCGCGCGGGAGCCCGCGACGACTCCGAGGACGAGGGGGGCGTGTCCCTCGCCGCCATCAAGAACAAGTACAAGCAGGGGCAGAAAG